In the genome of Pontibacter actiniarum, the window TTCTACCAACCGCTGGGCATAAAAAAAGCGCAAGACCTCTACAGGACTCGCGCTCTATCAATAATTGGGTACTCTGTGAAGAGGCAAGGGCTTTAGAGCCGCCTTCGCCTTAGTTGTTGCTGGCCAGTTCGGGCTTCACCTCTGAGGCAAAGTCATAGTCAGCAAAAGAAGCTACATCAAAAGAGAAACCGGCAGCAGAAGCCAGATCAGCCTCTGTTTCCAGTACTTCGATTTTTACATGCCCAATGCCTTTGCTGTGGAATTCGAGCTCGCGGGCTGCAGCTTCTGAAACATCAATGATGCGGTCGCCCACAAACGGGCCTCTGTCGTTGATGCGCACGATAACAGATTCGTTGTTATCGAGGTTGGTCACTTTTACCTTTGTGCCGAAAGGAAGGGTTTTGTGCGCGGCGGTCATGGCGTTTTTGTTGTAGCGCTCGCCGCTGCTCGTTTTTCTGCCGTGGTAGCGGCTCCCGTACCAGGATGCCTCTCCTTTTTGGCTTTTAAGTTTGCCTGTGTTTCCGCTGGCAAAAATAGGTTGGCCGATGCCAATAA includes:
- a CDS encoding septal ring lytic transglycosylase RlpA family protein, with the protein product MNHNRKCFIFSLIIFLFIGIGQPIFASGNTGKLKSQKGEASWYGSRYHGRKTSSGERYNKNAMTAAHKTLPFGTKVKVTNLDNNESVIVRINDRGPFVGDRIIDVSEAAARELEFHSKGIGHVKIEVLETEADLASAAGFSFDVASFADYDFASEVKPELASNN